A window of Companilactobacillus allii genomic DNA:
TTTAGTTATTGCAATTGTTGGTAACTTTTTCCTCGGGGCATTGATGACAGCTGGTGTTGGTTTATACGCACCTTGCATGGCACTAGTTTATATGTTAGGAATGAGTCCAGCAGTGGCTTTTCCTATTATGATGACGTCATGTGCAGTATTAATGCCGATAGCTAGTAGAGAATTCATTAAATCTGGTAATTACAGTCGTAAAGGTAGTCTTGGTATTACCATTGGTGGAATTATTGGTGTTGCAATTGCGGTTTACTTTGTTAAGAGCCTTGATTTATACATATTGACATGGTTAATTATCGTTGTTGTTACATACACAGGTGCATCAATGTTATATCAAGGATTAAAGCAAAAAAATAAAGCTGTTACTGCCGAAAGTGAAGAAGCCTAAAAAATTGTTTATGTACAGAAAGGAAAATTATTATGGATTCAGCTGATAAATTAATTGTTTGTGGTGGTTGTAATGCAAAGTTAGGTCCAGGAAAATTAGAGAATATTTTGAAAGATCTACATCAAGATAAACAGAATAATATCATGGTGGATTTTGAAACAACTGATGATGCAGCCATTATAAAAGTTAATGATGAGACAGCAATTATTCAAACCTTAGATTTCTTTCCATCAATGGTAAATGATCCATATTTATTCGGACAAATTGCTGCAACCAATGCCTTGAGTGATGTTTGGGCAATGGGTGGCACAGTTGTTTCAGCATTAAATATTGTTTGTTTTCCTCAGGAAATGAATCAATCTATTTTGAAGAAAATTCTTCAGGGTGGATTAGACAAAGTTGTTGAATCTGGTGGTTTTTTAGCTGGTGGACATTCGATTCAAGATCAACGTCCTAAATACGGACTATCGGTTAATGGAATTATTTCACCTAAAAAAATCATGAGAAATGATACCTGTAAAGCAGGGGATGATTTGATTCTAACTAAACCGTTAGGTGTGGGAATTATTACTGGTGCATACGCTGTAGGTGAGACTAGTGAGAAAGCCTTTCAATCAGCTACTGAATCTATGACGACTTTAAACAAATATGCATCTGAAATAATTCGTAAATATCCTGTTAGTGCCTGTACGGATGTAACAGGATTTGGATTATTAGGACATCTTAATGAATTTCTGCATAATGAATTTTCCGCTGAATTAAATTCAGCTGATATTCCGATTTTACCTTCTGCATACGAATGCGCTGAGGAATTATTAGTTACTGGTGGAGGACAACGAAATCGTAACTTCCTAAATGGTAAGATTAATTTCACTTTTGAAGATAATGCTTTAGAAGAAGTGCTTTATGATCCACAAACTTCAGGTGGTTTATTATTCAGTATTGATCCTGAATACACCGATGAAGTTTTGGAAAAGTTAAATAAATTAACGCTTAAGAGTTCTTGTATTGGAAAAGTTGTTGATAAAGGTAATTATGAGATTACTGTAAATTAATTAACGTATAAGTCATTGGATTAAAATTCCAATGATTTATTACGACAGATAATAACCGATAATAGTTTTTGTCTGTCGTAGTAAATCAGAGGGTATCTATATAAAAAACGAGGAGAATTGATTATGGAAAAAATAAATGCATTGGGAAAAGTTTGTCCAACACCAATTATTATGTCAAGAAAGGCCTTAAAATCTACAGATGAAATTGTGATTACTGTTGATGATGATATGGCACCACAAAACTTAAAAAAGTTGGCTGATCAAAAAGGTTATGACTATAAAGTAGATAAGAAAGATGATGGAACATTTGACGTTTATCTAAAAAATGATCCTGACAAAGTCAATGAAGAAGCAAAATCAAAGCTTAATGATCAAGGTGAGTCATATGTTGTAGTTATCAATACTGACGTTATGGGACATGGTGATGATACTTTAGGGAAAAACTTATTACATATGTTTGTTTATTCTCTTACAGAGCAAGATGTTCTGCCAGATAAGATTCTTTGCTATAACGGTGGAGTTAAGTTATTAGTTGAAGGCTCAGATTATTTGGATGATTTAAAAGCTCTAGAAGAAGCGGGAGTTGAAATTTCTGGATGTGGTGCCTGTCTTGATTATTATGGACTCAAAGATAAACTTGCAGTTGGTTCGATTAGCAATATGTTTGAAATTGTGCAAGTAATGACGAAAACAAACCGTGTTGTAAGACCAGACTAGAGGAACAAGAATGAAAAATGAATTTGGATTAGTGACATTTAAATCGACCCATCAAGCAATAAAGGTTAAAGAATTACTTGATGGAAATGAAGAATATAAGGCAAATATTATTTCTACACCTGGACAAATTTCTGCTGGTTGTGGAATGAGTTTAAGATTCAACTATGATAAAAAAGAATCTTTAAAAGAAATGCTAAATGATAAAAGTCTAGGGTATCAAAATATCTATAAAGGAACTCGTTCTATAGGTGTTAGAAGTACATATACGCTGGATAATTAGGTGATACTATGGAAAAGATTGGTCAAGATCAAATAATTATTGCTACTGCTGGTCACGTTGACCACGGGAAAACAACTTTAATTAAAGCGTTAACAGGTATCGACACAGATACAACAGCTGCTGAAAAAAAGCGTGGTTTAACAATCAACTTGGGATTCGCATTTTTTGATTTGCCACATCATCAACAAGTTGGAATAGTTGATGTTCCAGGACATGAAAAATTTTTAAAAAATATGATTGCCGGATTAAGCGGTATTGATCTGGTTTTATTAGTTATTGATGTTAACGAAAGTATAATGCCACAAACTCGTGAGCATGTTGATATTATGTCGCTATTGGGAATTGAAAACTACATTGTAGTCTTAAGTAAGATTGATACTGTTGATGATGTGTTTAAAGAACTAGTTGTTGATGATGTACAAAATTTTCTAGATGAACATAATATTAAAGCTCCAATTATAGGAGTAGATGCAATTAGTGGTACTGGGATGAAGGAACTTATTTCAGTAATGGATGAAAAGGTTGATACCATTACACATACAAATAATAATGGTATACCAAGAATTAATGTCGATAGATCCTTCTCTATCAAAGGATTTGGGACAATTGTTACTGGGACTTTACTCGAAGGTGAAGTTCATAATGGTATGACTTTAGAGGTATTTCCTAGTGGTAAGGAAACTAAAATTAGAAATATTCAAGTTCATGATAAAAATGTAACTGAGGCACTTCCTGGGACTAGAACGGCAATTAATTTAACAAATTTAAAACCCGATGAAATAAAAAGAGGAAGTGTTCTAACAACATCGAAAAATATTAAACCTACATGGATGCTAGATGTAGATTTTAAAATGTTACCAGATAAAGATGCTGACTATATTAGACTTTGGAGCAGAGTTAGGGTTTATCTTGGTGCTAGAGAGATTATAGCAAGGGTTGTTCCTTTAGGAGAGGATGAAATTGATCCTAGTAAGAATAATTATTTACAATTAAGACTGGAAGAACCAGTTGCTGTTAAAAAGGGAGATCGCTACATATTACGCACATATTCTCCAATGAATTTAATTGGTGGCGGTACAGTCCTTGAACCAAATCCCACTAAGCATCGTCGCTTTAATGACCAAATTTTGAAGAATCTTTCAGTTCAGGCTTCAGGTAATCAAGAAGATATGCTATTAGATTTCTTGAATAATCAAAGTGAACTGGGCTGCACTAAAGAAGGCATTGCAGATTATTTAAATATCTCGATTCAAAGTGTCAATGAAGTGGTTGATTCATTGTTGTCTGAAAATAAGGTTGTAAATGTTCTAGACGTAGTGGTATCTAAATCTAGATTGGATGAGTTCAAAAATAATATTTTAGATACAGTATGGAATTATCATAAAAAACATCGTTTACAAAAAGGCATGCCTAAAGAGGAATTACTTGTTAATTTTAAAAACATTATATCTGGAAAGATAATTGAAAACGTGTTAAATCAAATGATTGGCGATAATCAAATAAAAATTTTGGGATCCATTGTTTCAGCAAGTGATTTTGAAGTTAAATACAATGATTATCAGAGAAAAGCTTATAACCAAATCATTGATTCATTGAAAGCAAATCCCTTAATGCCACCCAATGATGATGATATTTTACAATCGGATAAGACAAAAATTGAAGTTTTTAAATCATTAGAGGGTAATGAAATAATCAGACTAAGTGAACAAAATGTAATGTTAAAATCGGCCTTTGAATCGGCTGTTGTTAAAGTTGTGGATTATTTGAAAGAAAATCAAACTATGACTTTGGCAGAATTTAGGGACTTAACAGGTGCTAGTCGTAAGTATGGAATGTTGATATTAGAAAGTATGGACAAACAAGGAATTACTAGACGTAAGGAAAATATGAGAGTTTTAGTAAAGAAGGAATAGTGATGATTTATTTTGATAATGCTGCAACCACTGCTATAAAGCCTGAAAGCGTTGGTAAAACAATGTCAGACGTTTTAACTAGTGGTCATTTTGGTAACCCAGGACGTGATTCTTCAAACTATAGTGTTAATAGCAGCTTATTAGTAGAACAAACAAGAGAAAAAATAGCGCAACTATTCAATGTCCCTTCGAGCGATTTTGTCATGTTTACTAGCAATGCAACTGATAGCTTAAATACTACTTTGAAAGGATTACTAAAACCTGGAGATCATGTTATTTCTACAAATTACGAACATAATTCCGTTATAAGGCCTTTAGAGCAATTAAGAAGAAATAATGTAGATATTGATTATGTTCCATTTGATACTGAAACTGGAGTTATAAATATCGAAGATTTTGAGACGAGAATTAAAAGTAATACTAAAGCTATTGTTTGTACATATGCTTCAAATGTAACTGGTTATGTTTTACCTATTGATAATATTGGTAAACTTTGTAAGAAATATAACTTATTATTTATTGTTGATGCCGCACAGAGTGCGGGTTTTATTGATATTGATATTCAAAAGCAAGGTATTGATGTACTTTGCTTTACAGGTCACAAATCGCTTTATGGACCACAAGGTACAGGTGGAATTTGCTTGAAAGAGAGTCTACCAATTGAACCCTTAAAAAGTGGTGGAACGGGCATTGATTCATTTAATAGTAATATGCCAGATGAATTTCCGACTAGATTGGAAGCGGGGACTATGAATGTTCCCGGTATTGCAGGATTATATGAAGGAATTGATTATATACTTAAATACGGATTAAATAATATTCGTCAATATGTCATTGGCTTAACTGATGAAGCAATAGATGGGTTGGATAAATATCCTGAAGTAAAGATTTATACTCCCAGAACAGGCTTAAGAACTGGTGTTATTGCTTTTAATGTCGGTGATTTAAATTCTGCTGAAGTTGGTCAGTGGCTATGGGATGAATATCAAATTGCAAATAGAACAGGTGCACATTGTGCACCAAAAGTCTTGGAGAGCTTTAATCTGGTAGAACAAGGTATTGTCAGATTATCTTTTTCAAGTTTTAATACCTCTGAAGAAATAAAGGTATTTCTAGGAGCAATGGAAGAACTTATTATTGAATACAGAAAGGAAATCTAATGGATTCTAAAATATTACTTAGAAAATTACCTTCTGTAAATGATTTATTAAATTTGGATAAAATTGAATTTTGGAACCAAAATCATGATTTAGTAGAAATTAAATCAGCAATAACTCAGGTCTTGAATGAAACACGTCGAAGTATTCTAACTAATGAATTTCAAAATGATATTGATATTCCTTATTTTGAGAATGCAATAGAAAAAATTTTAAGAGATAATAGAGTAAGTGAGTTACAACCTGTAGTTAATGCAACTGGTGTTATTTTACATACGAATTTAGGACGTGCAAAATTAGCTATTGAGGCACAAGAGAGCCTTGCTTTAATGTCAGGGCATTCTACTAACCTAGAATATGATATTACTCAAGGAAAACGTGGTGACCGCTATAAGGTAATTGGTAAGTTGATTCATGAATTAACAGGCGCAGAGGATGCCATTGTTGTTAATAATAATGCTGCGGCTGTAATGCTTGTTTTAAGTACCTTATTTAACGGAAAAGAAGTTATTATTTCACGTGGCCAATTAGTTGAAATAGGTGGATCCTTTAGAGTCCCAGATATTATCACTTCTACTGGTGGTGTTTTAAAAGAAATTGGCACGACTAATAAAACTCATATAAAAGATTATGAGGAAGCAATTAATGAAGATACTGGTGGAATACTATTGGTTCACACTAGCAATTATAAGTTGATTGGATTTACTGAGACACCTAATTCTAATGAGCTAGCAAAAATTGCTCATAAAAATGATTTACCCTTGGTTAATGATCTTGGAAGTGGTTTGATGATTGATTTAAATAGCTACGGTTTATCTGAACCGACTATTAAACAAGAAGTTGAAAACTGTGACCTTGTTATGTTTTCTGGAGATAAATTATTGGGAGGCCCACAAGCTGGTATTATAGCTGGCAAGAAAAAGTATATTGATAAATTGAAGCATAATCAGCTATTGAGGGCCCTACGTGTAGATAAAGCTACTTTGGCAGCTTTAGTTGCAACATTAAAATTGTATAGAGATCCTAAAAAGGCTATTAAAAAAATTCCCGTATTACGAGATTTAACCATAAGTAAAGCTGAATTACAGTATAAGGCAGATACTTTAAAAGATAGAATTGACAGTGATACTAATTTTTCCGCTGAAGTTATAAATGGGACAACAGTCGTTGGGGGAGGAGCTTTTCCTGATGTAAAACTTCCAACATTGTTAATAGATTTAAAATCCAATATTTCAGCAACAAAATTAAATGAATTATTAGCGTATGCTAAGTATCCAATAATTGCTCGTATTAGTCATGAAAATGTTTTGCTGGATATTAGAACAATTGATGAATCGGAGTTTGAAAAGGTCATTTCTGCATTGAATGAAATTAAAAACTAAGTAAGACATATTAATAAGAATCTTGAAATGATTTTTAGAAGGGAGGAAAGCAAAATGAGCAAAAAAGTAATAGTAGTAGGTGGAGTAGCAGGCGGTGCATCAGTTGCTGCTAGGGTTAGAAGACTAGATGAAGATGCTGAAATCACCATGTTTGAAAAGGGTCCTAATGTTTCTTTTTCTAATTGTTCATTACCATATCATTTGAGTGGAACCATTAAAAATGCCGATGATATTGTGTTGATGCATCCTGAACAATTCAAACGTCAATACAATATCGATGCTGTGGTTAATACTGAAGTGATCGACGTTGATCATGCTGAAAAAAATGTAACAATCAAGAATGTTTCAACTTCACAGACTAGCAAAGTAGACTATGACGAATTAGTCTTATCTCCCGGGGCAGTTCCAATTGTGCCCAATTCAATCAAGGGTGTTCATGGCAACAATGTGTTTACAGTTCGAAATGTTGAAGACATTAAAGCTTTGCAAGGATATATTGAGGAAACAAATGCCAAGAATATCACTGTTGTTGGTGGTGGATTTGTTGGACTTGAAGTTATGGAGAATCTTGTTGAAGCAGGTAAAAATGTGTCATTAGTTGAAGCGGCTCATCATATCATGGCTACTATTGATGATGACATGGCACAAATTGCCCATAAAGAATTACTTGATAATGGTGTCAATTTGATTGTGGATGACGCTGTATCAGCTATTTCTAGTACTAATGTGACTTTATCATCGAACAAAGTTATTCCCACTGACGTTGTTGTGATGGCAATAGGCGTTAAGCCAGATGTTTCTTTAGCCGAGAAGATTGGTATAAAGCTTGGTAGTACAGGAGCAATCGCTGTAAATCAAAATTATCAAACTAATCTACCTAACATATATGCGGTTGGTGATGCAATCGAAGTTACTAATATGATCACAAGAAAGAAACAGCGACTTAACTTAGCTTTTCCAGCTCAAATGGAAGCACGCAATGCCGCAGATCACATGTATGGGAGAACAGTTACTCAGCGTGGTGTTATTGGTTCGCAAGTAATCAAGCTCTTCAAGATGAATGTGGCATCAACTGGATTAACTGAGAAACAATGTCTAGATAATGGGATTAGCTATGACATAGCAATGGTTATTCCGAAAGATAAAGTTGCTTTGATGCCGAATGCCAAGCCTCTCTATTTCAAGTTGATTTTTGGAACACCATCAGGTGAAATCCTTGGTGCACAAGCAGTTGGTGAAAGTGGAGTTGATAAACAAGTTGATATTATTGCTACAATGATATCAATGCACGGACATGTCGAGGACTTACAAAATCTAGAATTATGTTATCAACCAATGTTCAGTACAGCTAAGAATGCCGTGAACATGGCCGGGTTAGTCGCTACAAATATTCTTAATGGTGAATTCAAACAAGTCCGTATGTCAAAAGTCCGAGGTTTAGTTGAGAGTGGAGCCATGATAGTAGATGCTCGTGAACCTAATGAATATAAAGAAGGACACATTAAGGGAGCTATAAATATTCCACTAAGTGAATTCAGAGATAGATTGGATGAGATTCCACATAATATTCCAGTTTATGTTCATTGTTTATCAAGTCAGCGTAGCTATAATATGGTACGTGCACTTGGTAATTTAGGGTATACCAATATATATAATATCGTGGGTTCGTTTTTAGGATTGTCTGAATATGAATATTACCATGATACTGTTGATGATAGAGATCCAATTATTGATGGATATAGATTTGATTTAATGTAATTTTAATTTTGCGAGAGGATGTGACAGTTACGTCACATCCTCGTTTTTTTCGGAGGGGAATAATGAAAGCAAAGAATCGAAAATATCTTGGGATAACCGTTATAACGTGGCTAGTATTGCTGATTGTCTGGCAGTTAGTCACAGCTTTGAAGATTACTCCAGAAATACTTCTACCAAGTCCTGAGAAGGTGATAACTACATTTATTAATCTGAGCAAATACGGTTATAATGGGATTCCGTTATGGTATCACTTTATGATTACAATGCTTCGACTTCTCAGTGCTGTGGGACTTGCGATAATTACAGCTATACCATTGGGATTATTAAGTGGTCGGATCAAGATTGTCTATGCGATATTTGATTCTATAATTCAATTTATCAGACCCATTCCACCTTTGGCATATTATACTTTGCTAATTCTTTGGGTTGGTATAGGTGAGACTTCTAAGGTAGTACTGCTGTATTTAGCAGCATTTGCGCCTATTTATTTGGCCTGTATTTCTGGTGTTAGAAAGGTCAATGTTGACTATATTAAAAGTGCAAGGTCACTTGGAGCCAGCTCTACCCAAGTGTTTTTTCACATTATCTTTCCTTCAGCTTTACCGGATATTTTTACTGGTATCAGGACCTCTGTTGGTATGGCATATACAACTGTTGTTGCTGCAGAAATGGTTGCTGCAACGTATGGTATTGGCTGGATGATCGTCAATGCTTCTAAGTATTTGAAGAGTGATGTTATGTTTGTAGGTATTTTCATTCTTGGGATTACTGGTGTGATATTGGATCAATTATTAAAATTAATTGAAAGAAAGATCGTCTTTTGGAGTGGTAAATCATGAGGAAGACAGTTAAGTTATTAATCCTTTTAGGTAGTTTTCTTTTGATTCTAGTGGGATGCTCTAAAAAGGATGACGGTCAAAAAAACCTCAGTGAAATTCGTATTGGTATACTACAGACCCCAAATGATGTGGCAGCAGCACGTCAATTAGGTTATTTGGATAATTATTTCAAAAAAAAGAATATTAAAATAAAATATATAATTTTTGATTCTGGAGTTGATGCTAATAAGGCGTTGATTTCAGGGGATGTTGACTTCGCCACTATGGGTGACACGAACGGTGTTGTAGCAATGTCTTCCAAGATTGATGCAAAGTTGATCTGGGTAAATGACGTTATAGGAAATAATGAGGGACTAGTGGTTAAAAATGGTTCCAATATCAAAAGTATTCAAGATCTTGCTGGTAAGAAAATTGCCACTCCATTTGCATCGACGTCGCATTATAGTTTGATGATGACATTGAAAAAATATAATTTACTGAATAGAGTTTCGTTGTTAGATATGGACACACAAGACATTGTTGCAGCATGGAATCGTGGAGATATAACAGCCGCATATACTTGGCAGCCGACATTAACTCCAATGTTAAAAAATGGACACTTTCTAATTAATAGTGAAGATTTAAGGAACCAAAAGGTAATTACGGCCAATATCACATTGGTTCGGGGTGGATTTGAACGAAATCATCCGAAATTAGTTGCGGATTTGGTGAAACAATTGAACAAGGCGCATGAACAGATACAAAAGAATCCAAAAGTAATTATTACAGCGGCCTCGAAACAAAATGACTTGAGTTATGGAGAAGCAAAATCACAAATTGGTACATCTGAGTGGTTGACTGCCAAACAAATGACGGAACAAAAGTTTTTGACAGAAGAATTCCAAAATCAGTTATATAAGACTGGTAATTTTATGGCCAAACAACAGACGATTGATCACGCACCAACAAAAGCGGAAATAAACAAATTTGTTGTAACTAAATATGTTGATGAATTGGGGGAGAAATAAGTGGAGAAGATAATAGAGGTAAAGGATTTGACGCTTACTTATCCGGGAGGCACCAAACCAACTTTGGATACATTGAACTTTGATATTAATCGTGGCGAGATATTAACCGTCATCGGCAAGTCAGGTTGTGGGAAAAGTACGCTGTTAAATACGATTGCAGGTTATTTGCACCCAAGTTCTGGAGAAGTATTGTTAAATGGTGAGACGATTGTTGAACCAAGTTGGAAAATCGGTGTTGTATTTCAAAATAATGCCTTATATCCGTGGTTGAATGTGGCTGAAAATATTGGTTTTGGATTGAACATGAGACATTTTAATAAAGCTGAGATAAATGTTCGCGTTGATAAATTATTGGAGCAGATTCAACTGGCTGATAAAAAAGATGATTATATTTTTTCGTTGTCAGGTGGGATGAAGCAACGAGTCGCCATTGCGCGTGCTCTAGCTAATCAACCGCAACTGGTGATGTTTGATGAATCCTTTGGTGCCTTAGATGAGTTCACTCGTAATGATATTCATAAAGTAGTCCTAGACTTGTGGAAATCACTACATCTAACCTTTTTAGTTGTTACGCATGACATCGACGAAGCTATAAAACTGGGCAATAGGATAGCAATTATGACACCAGACAAGTCATCACCAATGAAAATCATTGATAATCCGTATTTTAATATCGATCTAGAAGATATTGATTCAGAGTATATAAAATATAAAAATCGAATTTTAAAGCAAATAGTATGACAAAAAAATTAGCCATATCCCTAATAGGATATAGTTAATTTTTTTTGTAGAATATTCTTGTTGACAAATGTAAACGTTGAGGATAATATGTAGTTATTGATTACAATTGTAAACGGAAAAGTGAGGAAAATATTTTGGCAAAGATAAT
This region includes:
- a CDS encoding aminotransferase class V-fold PLP-dependent enzyme — protein: MIYFDNAATTAIKPESVGKTMSDVLTSGHFGNPGRDSSNYSVNSSLLVEQTREKIAQLFNVPSSDFVMFTSNATDSLNTTLKGLLKPGDHVISTNYEHNSVIRPLEQLRRNNVDIDYVPFDTETGVINIEDFETRIKSNTKAIVCTYASNVTGYVLPIDNIGKLCKKYNLLFIVDAAQSAGFIDIDIQKQGIDVLCFTGHKSLYGPQGTGGICLKESLPIEPLKSGGTGIDSFNSNMPDEFPTRLEAGTMNVPGIAGLYEGIDYILKYGLNNIRQYVIGLTDEAIDGLDKYPEVKIYTPRTGLRTGVIAFNVGDLNSAEVGQWLWDEYQIANRTGAHCAPKVLESFNLVEQGIVRLSFSSFNTSEEIKVFLGAMEELIIEYRKEI
- the yedF gene encoding sulfurtransferase-like selenium metabolism protein YedF, encoding MEKINALGKVCPTPIIMSRKALKSTDEIVITVDDDMAPQNLKKLADQKGYDYKVDKKDDGTFDVYLKNDPDKVNEEAKSKLNDQGESYVVVINTDVMGHGDDTLGKNLLHMFVYSLTEQDVLPDKILCYNGGVKLLVEGSDYLDDLKALEEAGVEISGCGACLDYYGLKDKLAVGSISNMFEIVQVMTKTNRVVRPD
- the selD gene encoding selenide, water dikinase SelD, with product MDSADKLIVCGGCNAKLGPGKLENILKDLHQDKQNNIMVDFETTDDAAIIKVNDETAIIQTLDFFPSMVNDPYLFGQIAATNALSDVWAMGGTVVSALNIVCFPQEMNQSILKKILQGGLDKVVESGGFLAGGHSIQDQRPKYGLSVNGIISPKKIMRNDTCKAGDDLILTKPLGVGIITGAYAVGETSEKAFQSATESMTTLNKYASEIIRKYPVSACTDVTGFGLLGHLNEFLHNEFSAELNSADIPILPSAYECAEELLVTGGGQRNRNFLNGKINFTFEDNALEEVLYDPQTSGGLLFSIDPEYTDEVLEKLNKLTLKSSCIGKVVDKGNYEITVN
- a CDS encoding glycine betaine ABC transporter substrate-binding protein; protein product: MRKTVKLLILLGSFLLILVGCSKKDDGQKNLSEIRIGILQTPNDVAAARQLGYLDNYFKKKNIKIKYIIFDSGVDANKALISGDVDFATMGDTNGVVAMSSKIDAKLIWVNDVIGNNEGLVVKNGSNIKSIQDLAGKKIATPFASTSHYSLMMTLKKYNLLNRVSLLDMDTQDIVAAWNRGDITAAYTWQPTLTPMLKNGHFLINSEDLRNQKVITANITLVRGGFERNHPKLVADLVKQLNKAHEQIQKNPKVIITAASKQNDLSYGEAKSQIGTSEWLTAKQMTEQKFLTEEFQNQLYKTGNFMAKQQTIDHAPTKAEINKFVVTKYVDELGEK
- a CDS encoding DUF3343 domain-containing protein; the encoded protein is MKNEFGLVTFKSTHQAIKVKELLDGNEEYKANIISTPGQISAGCGMSLRFNYDKKESLKEMLNDKSLGYQNIYKGTRSIGVRSTYTLDN
- a CDS encoding FAD-dependent oxidoreductase, whose protein sequence is MSKKVIVVGGVAGGASVAARVRRLDEDAEITMFEKGPNVSFSNCSLPYHLSGTIKNADDIVLMHPEQFKRQYNIDAVVNTEVIDVDHAEKNVTIKNVSTSQTSKVDYDELVLSPGAVPIVPNSIKGVHGNNVFTVRNVEDIKALQGYIEETNAKNITVVGGGFVGLEVMENLVEAGKNVSLVEAAHHIMATIDDDMAQIAHKELLDNGVNLIVDDAVSAISSTNVTLSSNKVIPTDVVVMAIGVKPDVSLAEKIGIKLGSTGAIAVNQNYQTNLPNIYAVGDAIEVTNMITRKKQRLNLAFPAQMEARNAADHMYGRTVTQRGVIGSQVIKLFKMNVASTGLTEKQCLDNGISYDIAMVIPKDKVALMPNAKPLYFKLIFGTPSGEILGAQAVGESGVDKQVDIIATMISMHGHVEDLQNLELCYQPMFSTAKNAVNMAGLVATNILNGEFKQVRMSKVRGLVESGAMIVDAREPNEYKEGHIKGAINIPLSEFRDRLDEIPHNIPVYVHCLSSQRSYNMVRALGNLGYTNIYNIVGSFLGLSEYEYYHDTVDDRDPIIDGYRFDLM
- the selA gene encoding L-seryl-tRNA(Sec) selenium transferase → MDSKILLRKLPSVNDLLNLDKIEFWNQNHDLVEIKSAITQVLNETRRSILTNEFQNDIDIPYFENAIEKILRDNRVSELQPVVNATGVILHTNLGRAKLAIEAQESLALMSGHSTNLEYDITQGKRGDRYKVIGKLIHELTGAEDAIVVNNNAAAVMLVLSTLFNGKEVIISRGQLVEIGGSFRVPDIITSTGGVLKEIGTTNKTHIKDYEEAINEDTGGILLVHTSNYKLIGFTETPNSNELAKIAHKNDLPLVNDLGSGLMIDLNSYGLSEPTIKQEVENCDLVMFSGDKLLGGPQAGIIAGKKKYIDKLKHNQLLRALRVDKATLAALVATLKLYRDPKKAIKKIPVLRDLTISKAELQYKADTLKDRIDSDTNFSAEVINGTTVVGGGAFPDVKLPTLLIDLKSNISATKLNELLAYAKYPIIARISHENVLLDIRTIDESEFEKVISALNEIKN
- a CDS encoding ABC transporter permease, with product MKAKNRKYLGITVITWLVLLIVWQLVTALKITPEILLPSPEKVITTFINLSKYGYNGIPLWYHFMITMLRLLSAVGLAIITAIPLGLLSGRIKIVYAIFDSIIQFIRPIPPLAYYTLLILWVGIGETSKVVLLYLAAFAPIYLACISGVRKVNVDYIKSARSLGASSTQVFFHIIFPSALPDIFTGIRTSVGMAYTTVVAAEMVAATYGIGWMIVNASKYLKSDVMFVGIFILGITGVILDQLLKLIERKIVFWSGKS
- a CDS encoding ABC transporter ATP-binding protein: MEKIIEVKDLTLTYPGGTKPTLDTLNFDINRGEILTVIGKSGCGKSTLLNTIAGYLHPSSGEVLLNGETIVEPSWKIGVVFQNNALYPWLNVAENIGFGLNMRHFNKAEINVRVDKLLEQIQLADKKDDYIFSLSGGMKQRVAIARALANQPQLVMFDESFGALDEFTRNDIHKVVLDLWKSLHLTFLVVTHDIDEAIKLGNRIAIMTPDKSSPMKIIDNPYFNIDLEDIDSEYIKYKNRILKQIV
- the selB gene encoding selenocysteine-specific translation elongation factor produces the protein MEKIGQDQIIIATAGHVDHGKTTLIKALTGIDTDTTAAEKKRGLTINLGFAFFDLPHHQQVGIVDVPGHEKFLKNMIAGLSGIDLVLLVIDVNESIMPQTREHVDIMSLLGIENYIVVLSKIDTVDDVFKELVVDDVQNFLDEHNIKAPIIGVDAISGTGMKELISVMDEKVDTITHTNNNGIPRINVDRSFSIKGFGTIVTGTLLEGEVHNGMTLEVFPSGKETKIRNIQVHDKNVTEALPGTRTAINLTNLKPDEIKRGSVLTTSKNIKPTWMLDVDFKMLPDKDADYIRLWSRVRVYLGAREIIARVVPLGEDEIDPSKNNYLQLRLEEPVAVKKGDRYILRTYSPMNLIGGGTVLEPNPTKHRRFNDQILKNLSVQASGNQEDMLLDFLNNQSELGCTKEGIADYLNISIQSVNEVVDSLLSENKVVNVLDVVVSKSRLDEFKNNILDTVWNYHKKHRLQKGMPKEELLVNFKNIISGKIIENVLNQMIGDNQIKILGSIVSASDFEVKYNDYQRKAYNQIIDSLKANPLMPPNDDDILQSDKTKIEVFKSLEGNEIIRLSEQNVMLKSAFESAVVKVVDYLKENQTMTLAEFRDLTGASRKYGMLILESMDKQGITRRKENMRVLVKKE